A region from the Podarcis raffonei isolate rPodRaf1 chromosome 11, rPodRaf1.pri, whole genome shotgun sequence genome encodes:
- the HSPB3 gene encoding heat shock protein beta-3 — translation MEGVVIRHWVETPIRYQEHFADQDLDACKLNHSLYALPGPASATQTKNRHTVKSTAEKEQNHTDEEKPKFQVLLDVVQFRPEDVIIQTFEGWLLIKAQHGPRMDEHGFIARSFTRQYKLPDRVETKDLNALFCHDGILVIETKTLSKK, via the coding sequence ATGGAAGGAGTAGTTATACGGCATTGGGTGGAAACGCCAATACGTTATCAGGAGCATTTTGCTGATCAAGATTTGGATGCGTGCAAACTAAACCACTCTCTGTATGCCTTGCCAGGCCCAGCCTCAGCCACTCAGACAAAGAATAGACATACAGTCAAGAGTACTGCTGAAAAAGAACAGAACCATACAGATGAAGAAAAGCCTAAATTTCAAGTCTTACTAGATGTTGTGCAGTTCCGTCCTGAAGATGTTATCATTCAAACCTTTGAAGGCTGGCTCCTCATCAAAGCTCAGCATGGACCCAGGATGGATGAACATGGCTTTATAGCCAGAAGCTTTACTAGACAATACAAATTGCCAGACAGAGTTGAAACAAAAGATCTGAATGCTCTTTTCTGTCATGATGGCATTTTGGTTATTGAAACTAAGACCCTGAGCAAGAAATGA